The following are from one region of the Sulfurimicrobium lacus genome:
- the flgD gene encoding flagellar hook assembly protein FlgD has translation MATVNSVTTGTSTAPTAASTAKETEDRFLKLLVTQMKNQDPLNPLDNAQVTSQMAQLSTVTGINKLNDTVNALSSSFMAGQTLQAASLVGRGVMVPGKQLELSGGAAFGGVDLTQAVDSLTVNIKDASGAVIHSADLGAQKAAGTVPFQWDGTTDSGAVAPDGSYTFEVTAMQAGKKVDATALAVGQVASVSLGAQGATLNVVGLGPVTLSQVKQIL, from the coding sequence ATGGCAACAGTTAATTCGGTAACGACGGGAACCAGCACTGCTCCCACGGCGGCCAGCACCGCCAAGGAGACGGAAGACCGTTTTCTCAAGCTGCTGGTCACGCAGATGAAAAACCAGGACCCGTTGAATCCGCTCGACAACGCCCAGGTGACCAGCCAGATGGCGCAGTTGTCCACCGTGACGGGTATCAACAAGTTGAACGACACCGTCAATGCGCTATCGAGCTCGTTCATGGCAGGGCAGACGCTTCAGGCGGCAAGCCTGGTCGGCCGTGGCGTGATGGTTCCCGGCAAGCAGCTGGAACTGAGCGGCGGCGCAGCCTTCGGTGGCGTGGACCTGACGCAGGCGGTGGATAGCCTGACGGTCAACATCAAGGATGCGAGCGGCGCCGTGATTCACAGTGCTGACCTTGGCGCGCAAAAGGCTGCGGGCACCGTGCCATTCCAGTGGGACGGCACCACCGACAGCGGGGCTGTGGCTCCGGACGGCTCATACACCTTCGAGGTGACGGCAATGCAGGCCGGCAAGAAAGTCGATGCTACGGCACTGGCGGTGGGCCAGGTCGCCAGCGTATCCCTCGGGGCGCAGGGCGCCACACTGAACGTGGTCGGGCTGGGTCCGGTGACCTTGTCTCAAGTCAAACAGATTCTGTAA
- the flgE gene encoding flagellar hook protein FlgE yields the protein MSFQTGLSGLNAASKNLDVIGHNVANSGTVGFKGAQAQFADVFAASLSGGGASQVGIGTRLANVAQQFTQGNITATNNPLDLAINGAGFFQLSQAGATTYSRNGQFQLDKDNFVVTNGGQRLQGYQVDANNVVTGALGDMMISTASQPPQMTGQGGTVLGTGAQIQLNLDSRATIPATIASGGVFSPSDTASYNKSTSFQVYDSLGNAHTLALYFGYTGVAAGNAQWTVNARVDGVPTVAPVFSTSPAVLSFGTSGKLVSPTAGAPLNITIDLAATGLAQTPPVVNNAAASLQFNLDFSGSTQFGSAFGVSALTQDGYTAGELAGFSFGKDGTLQGRYTNGQARTLGQVALADFANPQGLQQLGDNQWAESPNSGAALLGAPGSAGLGLMQSSATEDSNVDLTAELVNMIVAQRAYQANAQTIKTQDAIQQTLINLR from the coding sequence ATGAGTTTTCAAACCGGGCTCAGCGGACTGAATGCAGCATCCAAGAATCTGGATGTGATCGGCCATAATGTGGCGAACTCCGGCACCGTCGGTTTCAAAGGCGCTCAGGCGCAGTTTGCCGACGTGTTTGCCGCCTCCCTGTCGGGCGGCGGGGCGAGCCAGGTAGGTATCGGCACCAGGCTGGCGAACGTGGCGCAGCAGTTTACCCAGGGCAATATCACGGCAACGAATAACCCGCTGGATCTGGCGATCAATGGCGCCGGGTTCTTTCAGTTAAGTCAGGCTGGCGCGACGACCTATAGCCGGAACGGACAATTCCAGTTGGATAAAGACAACTTCGTCGTGACCAATGGCGGACAACGCCTGCAGGGATACCAGGTGGACGCGAACAATGTTGTGACCGGCGCTTTGGGGGATATGATGATTTCGACGGCATCCCAGCCGCCCCAGATGACGGGCCAGGGTGGTACCGTGCTTGGGACCGGTGCCCAGATCCAGTTGAATCTTGACTCGCGCGCGACCATCCCCGCAACCATCGCAAGCGGTGGCGTGTTCAGCCCGTCCGACACCGCCAGCTATAACAAATCGACTTCATTCCAGGTTTACGACAGCCTGGGCAACGCTCATACCCTGGCGCTGTATTTCGGCTACACCGGGGTTGCTGCGGGAAATGCGCAATGGACCGTCAATGCGAGAGTAGATGGAGTGCCAACCGTAGCTCCTGTGTTTTCGACATCCCCGGCCGTCCTGTCATTCGGTACATCAGGAAAGCTGGTGTCGCCGACGGCTGGAGCGCCGCTCAATATCACCATTGATCTGGCCGCTACCGGCCTTGCCCAGACCCCCCCTGTCGTCAACAATGCGGCCGCATCTCTCCAGTTTAATCTGGATTTTAGTGGCAGCACGCAGTTCGGGAGTGCGTTCGGGGTCAGTGCGTTAACCCAGGATGGCTATACCGCGGGCGAACTGGCCGGCTTTAGCTTCGGTAAGGATGGCACGCTGCAGGGGCGGTATACCAACGGCCAGGCGAGGACCTTGGGTCAGGTCGCACTGGCTGACTTCGCCAACCCGCAGGGCTTGCAGCAACTGGGCGACAACCAGTGGGCGGAAAGCCCGAATTCAGGTGCGGCCTTGCTTGGTGCGCCCGGGAGCGCCGGCCTGGGTTTGATGCAGTCGTCTGCAACCGAGGATTCCAACGTCGACCTGACTGCGGAACTGGTGAACATGATCGTCGCACAGCGTGCCTATCAGGCCAACGCCCAGACCATCAAGACGCAGGATGCGATTCAGCAGACGTTGATCAATCTACGGTAA
- the flgF gene encoding flagellar basal-body rod protein FlgF, whose amino-acid sequence MDRLIYIAMTGAKHTLWQQASTAHNLANVTTTGYRAETNAFRALPVFGEGAKTRAFVVDSTTGADFSSGVIQHTGRDLDMAVQGKGWIAVQAADGSEAYTRNGSFQIDANGVLQTRNGQNVLGDSGPIAIPPDNDITVAKDGTISAIPTGQTLTSVTAVGRVKLVNPPEADLVKGQDGLFRLKSGLPAPVDANVMLAGSSLESSNVNMVEAMVNMITLARSFEMQTKLVTNAQSNDAKAGQILNLNG is encoded by the coding sequence ATGGATCGTCTGATCTACATCGCCATGACCGGCGCCAAGCACACGCTGTGGCAACAGGCTTCGACCGCGCACAACCTGGCCAACGTCACCACCACCGGCTACCGCGCGGAGACCAATGCCTTTCGCGCCTTGCCGGTATTCGGCGAGGGCGCGAAGACCCGCGCTTTCGTGGTGGATTCGACCACCGGCGCGGATTTCAGCTCCGGCGTGATCCAGCATACCGGGCGCGACCTCGACATGGCGGTGCAAGGCAAAGGCTGGATCGCAGTGCAGGCGGCGGATGGCTCCGAGGCTTATACCCGCAACGGCAGTTTTCAGATCGACGCGAATGGCGTGCTGCAAACGCGTAACGGCCAGAATGTTCTGGGCGACAGCGGGCCGATTGCGATTCCGCCCGACAATGACATTACCGTCGCCAAGGACGGCACGATTTCTGCGATTCCAACCGGGCAGACGCTGACTTCGGTGACGGCCGTGGGGCGCGTCAAACTGGTCAATCCGCCCGAGGCGGACCTGGTAAAGGGGCAGGACGGCCTGTTCCGTCTCAAGAGCGGCCTGCCGGCCCCGGTAGATGCCAACGTGATGCTGGCGGGCAGTTCGCTGGAAAGCAGCAACGTCAATATGGTGGAGGCGATGGTGAACATGATCACGCTCGCGCGCAGCTTCGAAATGCAGACCAAACTGGTGACAAACGCTCAGAGCAACGATGCCAAAGCCGGCCAGATTTTGAACTTGAACGGTTAA